In Williamsia phyllosphaerae, the DNA window CGACCCGGAGCGACCGACCGTTTGTCTATCTGACCTTCGGGATTGCCCTCGCCGTTATCGGACTCGTTCTCGTCGCAAGCGTCGGCCGACAACCGGGAGCACGTCACGTCAACCGGCTTGTCGCCTGCGCGGTCGTATTCGGGGGTGCGGGCGTGACCATCTCGATGGGCGGTCTGCTCTGGCTCAGCTGGCTGTGCGTTGCCGCCGCAACAATCGCTCTGGTCATGGCAGCGATTCGCGCTGATCGTCGACGCCAGATGTCTCGTCGTCAGGTGCAATGCGCCAGCGGAATCTAGACAGGGTGGTTGCGAGCGGTCGGCGTGATCGATAGGGCGGCGGCTTTGTGGTGTCCTGGTCTCAGCACGCGTCGCCATTGGGGTCATCAGTTGGCGCGCTGGGCGGTCCGGCCCTGGATCGCAGACACGACTGCTGCCGTCAACAGCACTGCAACGACGCGGGTACCGGTCTGTTCGATGGTGAGGTCCCCGCTGGCAGCGAAGACCACGATCGCGGCGAGGGCGATGAGGAGCCATGGAGTGTAGGTGCGTACCAAGGGAGTCCCTATCGAGGTGGTGGCGGACACTCGGGCACGGTCGGTGCACGGTGTAGGTGCCTCGATAGTGCCCGAGTGCCACCACGAGTCAATACACCGATGGTCAATTCGACGTTCTCAATCACATTGAGACGCATAAACAGTGCACTTCTACTGCATGAGCTTTACCAATTCAGACCGCATCACCGCAGTGCGTGACCAATGACCCGCAGAGATTCACAGGTGCCGCGCGAGTCCGCTGGACAATTCAGTAGAAGGCGCACCACGCCGTATCTAGGCTGTTGCAGATGACCAGTCACGGCATCATCCGATCGTGGGACTTCGACGACGGCCAAGGGGTGATCGACTCCGTCGACACCCCCGGCGGCTGTCGCGTGACGACGGCAGACGTTCTCGTCGAGGGTGCCGTTCTGGCAACTGGGAACCATCTCTCGGAGATCGGTTTGCCGGCCGGTGAGGCGGTCGATTTCGAGTTCGGAACCGACGACTACGACGACACCGACTTCGCTCACCAGGCGGTTGCGGTGTGGCCGTCGCGGTGTCCCGCTCCCACGCACATTCCGAGAGGAGCATTCCGCGACGCACTATGGTTTGTCGACAACGGTGACGATGGTCTGCGCGTTGCTCGGCAAGCTGATCCTGCCGATCTACCACCGGCCCCGCCGCGCGACCCGCTCCCGCGCACCACGGGAACCGTCCGATCCTGGAATCCCAACGAAGGATGGGGTGTCATCGACTCGGCGGAGACACCCGGCGGCGCCTGGGCATTCTTCAGTGAAATTCGCGGGTCTCCGGATACCGCTCCGCGGCGGTGGGCGCAACTGTCGAGTTCGCGTGGGAGACCGCCAACCAGGATGGCTTTCAGTACCGAGCCAACGACATCGACATCGTCGAATAGACACCATCCGGGGGGTCCTCACGTTCGTGCTGCACCGCGGCCATCAGATGACGCGCCGCACGTAGACCAGAAATGCTCGCCGACAGACGTAGTTAGTTAGTTACGGATGCGTCCCGTTGCGCCCGGGAGGCTCACGGTGGACATCAGACGGCGCCCGCCGCCACGGCCGGTCGACCAAGCGCGAAGGAATTATTGCGCAAGATTCGTTGCGGATATAGGATGACGTCCGTGAGCGAGAATCGAAAGACACGTGACGACATCAAACGGGTATCGACCCTGCCCGAGCTCAAAGCTCTGTCACACCCCACGCGGCTGCGCCTGCTCTACGCACTCAAGGCTCACGACTCGCTGACGGCGACTCAACTCGGAGAAATTGTCGAGGAATCACCAGCGTCGGTCAGCTACCACCTCAATCAACTGGCCTCGAGTGGATTTGTCGAGGAGACCGACAACGCGAGCGGGGACGGTCGGCAGCGGTGGTGGCGTGCAGCGCACGGAATTTCATGGTTTCCGACCGACTTCAGCGACTCGCCCCACGGTGCCACCGCAGCGGAGGCGGCCAAAGCCGTAATGCTCGAACACCAATGGTCACGATTGATGGAATACGGCCGCACCGCTACATCCTGGGGACCTGATTGGACCGACGCGACGTTCAGCGCCGACAACGTTCTACGCTTGACCCCATCTCAGACCGACGCCCTGGGTGTCGAGTTGCTCGAGGTCGTTGAGCGGTACCGCTCCGTCGCCGCCGACGAGGAATCGCAAGACGCAGCAGTGGTGATGGTCCTGCTACACGGATTCCCGACCCAGATGTGAGGCCACAAGCACACACTCGACTGGTGGAGCGCGATTGCGAGCAGGCTAACGTCAAGTTGACATAATGTATCTTATCGGCACGCGATTGCCATGGTGCCCAACAGCGGGCGGTGCGGTCATCCAATACCGCCCGACCGTGCATCTCGAGAACCGGCGACACCCTGCCGCGCCGATCACCGACCTGCTTAGTTATCGCATTCTCGTCCACGACGTTGATGTCTCCAGGCCTTTGCCCAGATCCTGACCATTCAATCTCGAAGCAGCCATCTTCGGTCGGACGCTTGTCTCTTATCGTGCCAAGGCTTGTCTCTTATCGTGCCAAGGCTCCCACAGGCAACCGCGATCCTTCGAATCGTCACAGTGACGAAATCTCTCGGACGTGCAACGCAATCGCGAGATCTAACTGGTGCCCGCCGCCGTCGGTTCAAACTCGGAGCACAAGGCTCCGTGGTTGCTACCGGCTTCATACTGGACTACGCCGTCCAGGGTTGCCTTACACCACGACTTCGCCGCCCGACCGTCGAGGAATGGCAACACCTGGAGGAAGATGCTTTCCGGGATTTCATCTCCGGTCAGGATGACTCTGGTCTGTCCTCGTTCGAAGTCGTGGTTTCCGGAGGAATCGCTGTAGGTGGCGAATTCATAGTCGCCCCCGATCTCCAGCACGAGCGTCGGATCGCCGGGGTCGTTTGAACATCCGGCGTGAAGGAACAGAGCACCGCCGGCCACTAGCCCGACCACCAATCTCCGCATGCGCGGACGATACCGGACGAAGTGGCGATCGACTCTCCGCACACCAAAACCCATTCCGCGTCAATCAGACGAAAATCAGGTCGCAATCACCAGGCTGCCGGACGTGTCCACCCTGACCGTTGTAGCTTTCACTCCTCGAGCGCCTTTAGCGCGCGCAGGTGCACCGCTGCCCACGAGCGGAACGGCTTCCACGCCTCAGTGATCTCGTCGATCGAGCGATCAACGCCGTAGCGCTTGGTGATCTCGTCGCTCAGTCGGCCCTCGTTACGCGGCAGCACATCAGGGAAGTTCGCCCCGCGGATCACCACGAGCTCGGCCGAGAACGGTCCCATCCCCAGGATGCCCTTCACCTCGACGAACGCCTCGGCCGACGGCAACGAGCGCAGATAGGAACCGCCGAGCCGGCCGTCGAGAGCGGCCTCGGCGACCGCATCCAGGTACTCCGCCTTGCGTCCGGGCAGATCGAGTGATGCCGCACGCAGAGTGGCCGGAGACGGAAACGCTCCGTCATCGCCGAGCTGCGCCGTCAGCCGTGTCTTGATCGCCACCGCCTGCCGTATCTGCAGGCGTTGGGTCAGCACCGACCACACGGCCGCCTCGTAGGGCGAGAAGAACCCGCACGGCCGGAACCCACGGAGCCGAGACTGCGCATCGGCAATGACCTCATCGCGCGCCGCGACATCGGGCCACCCGCGCCCGTCGATGTCTATCGACAGCAGCCGCCGAACCTGCTCGGTCGCGGCATCCAACTCCCCCGGACCCTCGACCACGATGCGGACAGACGGCCCGTCCTGGGTGATGACGGCATCCACCCGCTCCCAGTCGGTATCGCAGAGAAAGGCGGTGTGGATGCCCGCAGCCTGCGTCTGAGACGCGAGTCTCCCGGGGGCGAAACCCTCCCAGAATCGCTTGCTGGTGGCGAGCGACCAGGGCCCGACAATCTCGTGAACCGTCTCGAGTCGAGTCATGGATCAGGCCTTGTCCTGCAGAGTGATGCCGAATAGGAGCGCTTCGCCTTCAGAGTAGTGACTGTTCACGCTCATGTGCTCGGCAAATCGCGCGTCGTCGAACGCTGCGGTCAAGTTGGCGGCTGAGCGCCACTGCACGTACTCGACGATTCGATCGCTCCGGAGGTCGCGAAAGAAGCTCGTTGAGACGAAGCCCTCGAGATGTTTGATGTGGTCGCGTGTTTCACTCTCGTTGTACTCGCCGATCCACCCTTGTTTGCCACTCACGGGTGTCATTCGGATGATCTCGTGGGCCAGGTCCGACCCGGTACGCGAGGGGTCGACCTGGGTCACGTCGTCCGGCTTTGCAGTCACCGTGGCGCTGTACTGATAGATACCGTCGTCGACGACGAGGTCGTCGACAAACTGATCATCATGTTGTGCACGAGTGAGTTCCGCGGCAAACGTCTCGGCGTCTCCGGTGCTGCGCCAGAAAACCAGCCCCATGAGGTGTTCGGTGTCGGGGGTGGTGAGCGGGCCGAGCCCCCGGCCCTGCGCCAGCCAGATTGCCCCGCCATTTCCTGGCCGCGGCCGCGCAATCGCCTCGACGGATGTCACGAGGCCGCTCCATCCGCCCTCTGCGTGGCAAGGGTCGGCCTCTGCAGTGACCACAACGACGAAAGGGGACTCATCAAAGTTGTCGTCGCCCATGTCAATTGCCTCCGGCTTTGTTCGAGACGACATCATCGTCATGATTGTCGAGCAGACGAGCGCTGACGTCGAGTTCGATGTCGACCCGGTTGCCCGCCAAGATCCCCTGTCGATCCAGCGGAACGGCGAAGCGGACCCCGAAGTCCTGACGATTCACCTGCCCCGTCGCACGGAATCGGACGTCGCGACGTCCGTTGGCGTCGCGCTCGAACCGAATCTGGTTCACCGCCAGCACCACCGGGCGGGTGACGCCGCGAATGGTGAGAGTGCCGTCAACTCGAACCCCTTTGTTGCTCAGTGTGATCGCGGTCGACCCGTAGGTGATGGCTGGGTGGTTCTCTGCGTCGAACGGGTCCTTGGCGAGCGTTCTCTCATCGCGTCGAGCATTGTGGGTATCCATCGAACTCACTTGAACGCTCGCCTTGACAGACGATTCGGTGACGTCGGGACTAGTCACGATCTGGCCGTCGAACTCGGTGAAGACCCCCGGCACTTTCATGAAGATCAAGTGGCTGATCGAGAACTTCACCGCACTTTCCTGTGGATCCACCACCCACGTGCCCGCGATGTACTCATCGGATATTCGTGCCATCGGTCTCGGCCTCCAGGTCGCTCGACAACTGCTGCTCTGTTCATCCGGACCGCACACGCGGCCCTGCGTCACTCCTACACACGGTAACCATCTTCGTACTGGCTACGAATCACCGTTGTGGCCGCATCTACGCTGGTCACAGGGTTGCGAAACCGGAAAATGTGTGAGCTAACGGCGATCAGACACTTCGAGAACAGTCGATCTCTGCGAGTTTATGATCGCTGCAGCACAACGCAATTGACTTCAACAGCGTGGTCATGATCGCCCATCGACCCACCTGTCCGGTTCGACGCTCAATCGGCGAATTCTGCCCTGTTGCTCACAAGAAGGGCTGTCTGTCCTGCTTTTCGAGCGCGATAGATGTCATAGCACCGACACCCGCGGATGGGTCATTCCACCCTAGTTCCGCGGCAACAGACGAGCGCTTCGACCAAGCGCCATCAAAACCGGCAGCGACCAATTCCGCTCCCCCGGTCGCACTGCACACCGTTCCTGTGCCCCCAGCACTGAATAAGCAATAATCGGTTCGCCGACACCTCGGCGACCAGAGGAGCACCAGGAGGAAAATCGCTGATGCGCATCGCATTGACCTCGATCTTCGTCGACAGCCAGGAGTCAGCGGAAGCGTTCTACACCGACGTCCTTGGCTTCGAGCTCCGGCACAAGGTCCCGATCGGGGCCGACTTCTGGCTGACGGTGGCCGCTCCGGAAGACCCGGCAGGCCCCGAGCTGCTGCTCGAGCCTGCGGGTCACCCTGCTGCGCAGTCGTTTCGCGCGGCCATGGTGGCTGACGGTATCCCCGTCGCGCAGTTCGCAGTGACGGACATCCACAGCGAGTACGAGAGGCTTGTCGGCCTTGGGGTCAGGTTCACACAATCCCCGGTCGAAATGGGGCCGGCGGTCACTGCGGTGTTCGACGACACCTGCGGGAACCTCATCCAGTTACTGCAACCGACCGAGGTCCGCAACGCCCGCTGACAAGTCGTCGGCGGCCGGTTCATTCGATCCGGAATGTCCCGACCGGTCGATACTGCGAATCCATCAGATCGTGGGACACGTTCTGATCCAACGACAGTTGTGCTGTTGCACCGGCCCAGTAGCGCAGGATGCGCCCCACTTCTGCGGCCGGGTCACCCTCGAGGGCATCGAGATCCACGTCCAGAATCAATCTCATACCGCGGAGCCTAGTCAGGTCGCGAGACAACAGCCTCGTCGATCATCGCGCCGACCGCGGCAGCACCTACCGGCGTCATGACTGTCCCGGCATGATCGAGCCCCACCATCGGGCTTATCGCTGTCAGGTCCAGCGCGTCGATGTCCTGCGCCGAATACATCGGCGCAGAATCTGCCCCAACGCTCCACTGTGCGTGCAGGAATCGAATCGGCATGGTCAGTTCGCGGAAGCGCGAGTCGCCGAAGAACACGTCCGTGGCGTCCGCGACAACCGCTGCGGACGACAGCCGGGGCGATCCGTCGGCCAGGTCATGCTCGGCGTACTTCCGCAGCAGCGGGTCGGCTCGGTCGAGTAGCGGCATCGACGTCGACACCAAGAAGTCAACGTAGTCGTCCACGTCGTTCCACCGCCGCTGTGATTGAGCAACCTTGTCTGCGAACACAGCCGCCACGTTGTCGCGGGTGAGGCCGGCGGGTGGTCCTACCGGCACGCCACCGTCGACGAGGACGAGGCTCTTCACCCTGGACGGATACCGGGCCGCGAACTCCACCGACACGAATGCACCCATCGACATTCCGCACACGTGCACGGCGTCGAGTCCCAGCGCGTCGAGGACGGCGTCCAGATCCTGCGCGTGCCGGCCCAGCGATGACGGACCCGTGACGTCCACGCTGTCACCCCGCCCGCGTAGGTCCGGTGCGACGAGGGTCAGGTGCGGGGCCTGCTCGCGCAGCCAGCCCCACAGCATGCGCTGGCTGGAGACCCCGTGAACGACGAGAATCGGGGCGGACGTCCCACTGTTGATCTCGACGGCGATGTCTCCGCCAGGAACCGGTACTCGATCGACTGTCATGTTCGCCAATGGTATTGAAAAGGCTCGTCCGAGTGGTGAGCGCTCAGCCGCGGCGACCGACCACGGGGTTGAGATCCGAGGCTGCCAGTCCCCCGGGCTCGATGCCGGGGAGGAACTCGCGCCAGGTGCCACTGATGAGTGTCGGTGACTCCACGACCCGAGCCCCGTCGGCGAAGTAGGTGGTGGCCAGCGCGCGACGCGGCTGCGTGGTCAGGTTCGGACCAGCGGTGTGGAAGCACAGCGCCGAGTGGAACGACACGTCGCCCACCGCGAACGGGCCCGATTCGACCGCGACGTCACGTTCGACGAATCGCTTGGTGACGGCCTCGTCGTAGGACGTCCCGATCTTGTCGAACTCCAGGTCCGACACCTCCCCCAGGACCTCGCGCCCGCGGGCGAACGAGAGCGGACCCATCCGGCCGGGAATCGCCGACATCGGCATCCACGCCGTGACCGCCTGAACCGTCTGCAGCGGGAAGTGCTCGGCGTCGTGGTGCCAGGGCGTACGACCGCAGCCGGGCTCCTTAGACAGCGCGTTGTCGTGATAGAGCCGAACGCCGGGCTCGTCGAGCAGGGCCGCAGCCAGACCACCGATACGGGGCGACAGCGCCACAGCGCGCATCAGGTCGTCGTGCAGCCACATCTGCTCCAGCGCAGTGAACCGGCCGGCGACGTCGTCGCCATGCTCGGCACGGAGGAGTTCCTCGAGGCGTTCGGCAAGACGTCGTACGACCGCCGGCGACAGCACCGCGGGAAGCCGAACGAAGGCCTCGCGCGCAAATGATTCGATCGCAGCGGGGTCGAGGTCGTAGGGCTCGGCCAGCTCGCACTCGACCTGCTCATCGGTAGCCGCCGCGACGTCCGGCAACCCCGGGCCGTCGACCAGTTCGGTCGGCACGTTCTCGTTGGCGGCGAGGGTGACGTACCAGTCCCACCAATCCTGGTCGTTGCCCGCCCAGTCCTGTTCGATGCCACCGTCCCGGTTCTCTTCGGGAAGTCGGTCGTTGGTCGTCGTGTTGCTCAGAGCCACAGCAGGGCCGCCTCGTGGGAGAAGGTGTAGGAACCGGACACGTCGCGGCAGGAGGCGAGGTAGTCGCCCAACACGGGCGCCGCCTCCATCTCGTCCAGTGACACGGAGTCGTCGAATGCGCAGCGCTGCAGGAAGCCTTCGGCGACGCCACGATCGGACGTGCCGGTGGTGTAGGTGATGCGCTGATCACGCACGTCCGCACCGGCCCGCACCAGAGCGTCGCGCACCTGTTCGGCCGTTGTGTACGGGGTCGCCTCGCGCACACCGGCGCGGAAGGCGTCGTAGAAGGCGAGGTAGTGGGAGGCCGCGGTGGCCTGAGCGATCAGACCCAGGCCGCCCGGGGCGAGTGCGGCGACGAAACGCTCGGCCGCTGCGTCCAGCTCCGCCGGCGGCAGCGCGTAGAGCGCATGCGTGGCCCACACGACGTCGTAACCGGAGTACTCGACGGGCAGATCCTGCAGGGTCATCACGAGGTCGTGGCGGGCGGCAAAAGGCGCCCCTAGAACGCCTCGGGCCTCGGCGACGGAGAACGCCGACGGGTCGAGCAGGTCGTAGGCCAACTCGGGTACCGCGGACAGGTCGGTGTGGCGGCGCAGCGCAGTGGGGAACTTCCCGCTGCCGCAGGCCACGTCCAGCAGCGACCATCCGCCGTGCGCGCGGTCGGCGAGCAGGGCAGGCCAGTCGGCGGCCAGCGCGAGCTGGCGGTAGTCCTCGGTGGCCAGGGCGTAGAACGCCTCCATGCCTGTACGGCCGGCCTCACTCCAGTGCTCGAGACTCCGCTCGGCTGTGTCTTTGCTGCTCACGCCACTCCCCGTCTGCTCATCAGCACAACCGCGGGCACCGGAAGGAACCGTCGTGGTTGACTCGATCTAATGACGAGCCTAGTCCCGACCCCGACGAGCACCGCTGCCGCCGATCTTCTCGACGACCTGCGCACCCTCCGGCAGGGTGTTGCCGCTCTGCCCGCCCTGGAGCCCGACTCCTACGCGCGCGACCACGCCGCGTTCGAGTTGCTCTCCGACCAACGCGGCCTGATCGCCGACCACCTCGCCGACCGGATGGCGGAGCTGGGAGACGGACCTATCTCGGTCCTCTCGGTCGGCTGTGGTGACGGCTCGCTGGACGTGCGGCTCGCCGAGGGGCTGGTGCGGGCGGTGCCCGGCAGGCCGGTGCGTTACGTCGGCATCGAACCCTGGTCCGGGAGCGCTGCACTCTTCACGGCCGAGATGGCCGCATTGGAGGCCCGGGAGCTGACCGTCGAGGCACACGTCTCGTCGTTCGCCGACGCCTCGGTGGACGAGACCTTCGACGTCGTCGTGTTCGTGCATTCGATCTACTACGTCGTCGATCTCCGGGAGACGCTGCGCAGCGCCCTGGACCTGGTGCGACCCGGTGGGCAACTGTGGGTGCTCAACGCACCGCGTGCCGCGCTCAACGAGCTGGTCGATGTGCTCGCCCCGCCTTTGGAGGATCACCGGCAGTGGTTCAGCGCCGACGTCGAGGAGGCCTTCGCCGCCGAGGGGATCACGCTCGACGACGCGGTCACTCTGAACGCGCTCGTCGACCTTGCCTCGTCGAGCGACGAGGTACTCGATTTCGCGGTGCAGGCACGGCTGACCCCCGAGCTACGCGGCCCGGTGCGGGCCTACCTCGCCGCCGTCTCGGTACCTGGACCCGACGGCGAGGCCCGGGTGCCGCACCCGGTCGACGTGTTCAGCACGACCCGTCACTGATCGGCCCGGGCCCTCGGTGCGGGTCTAGTTCGCGCCGAGGATGAGGTCGGCGGCCTTCTCGCCGATGACCACGCTCGGGGCGTGGGTGTGCCCTCGGATGATGGTCGGCATGATCGACGCGTCGGCGACGCGCAACCTGTCGACACCGCGCACCCGCAACTGCGGATCGACGACACTGGTTGCGTCGCTGCCCATCCGGCAGGTGCTGACCGGGTGGTACAGCGTGTGGGCGTTGCGTTCGAGGGCTTCGGTCAGGAGGTCCTCGGTGGAGATGTCGGCCGCGACCTTCGGGCGGACGACGTCTCCGAGGAACTCCTTCAGCGACGGCTGGGTCGCGATGTTCATGCAGGCGCGCAGGCCCTCGATCATGGCGCGTCGGTCGACGCCGCCGGCGTCGGACAGGTAGCGCGGATCGACGATGGGCTTGGCGGTCGGGTCGGCCGAGCGCAGTGTGATCTCTCCCCGACTCTCGGGCTTGAGCAACACGGCCCCGATGACCGCGGCGTGCGCATCAGGCGCGATGAGGCCCTCATCGAAGAAGGGGGCGGGGGCGTAGATGAGTTCCACGTCCGGGAACGGCACCTCGTCACGGGTCTTGATGAAGCCGTAGGCCTCGGCGACATTCGACGTCAGCATGCCGCGACGACGGGTCAGGTAGTTCACCAACTCGGGGATCTTCTCGGCATGGAACAGCGAGTCCGACTCGGTCTGCCAGCCGATCAGGGAGCACAGGTGGTCCATCAGGTTCTTGCCTACCTCGGGGGCGTGATGCCGCACGCCGATCCCGTGCTCGGCCAACTCCGACTGGTCGCCGATGCCCGAGAGCATCAGCAGTTGCGGTGAATTGACCGCACCGCCGGCGAGAATCACCTCGGTCCCGGCACGCACGGTGTGCAGCGTGCCGTCCTTCAGGTACTCCACCCCGACCGCCGCCGAGCCCTCGAACACCACTCGTGTCGCCTGGGCCTCGGTGACGATCGTGAGGTTGGGGCGCTTGCGGATCGGCTTGAGGTAGGCGTCGGCCGTGCTCCACCGCGCGCCGCGCTTCTGATTGACCATGGTCTGCGAGAAACCCTTGGGCTCGGCCAGATTCGCCTGCTCCACCGGGTAGCCGGCCTCGCGAACGGCCTCGAGGAACGAGGCGGTCAGCCGGCGTGGGCTGCGCTGGTTCGACACCACGAGGGGTCCGGTGGTTCCCGCGTCGAGCGCGGTGGTCTCCTCGATGCTCTCGATCTTCTGGAAGTACGGGACCACGTTGTCGAACGACCACGTCGAGTCGGACAGCGATGCCCACTCGTCGTAGTCGGCGGCGAAACCGCGGACCCACATCATCGCGTTCATCGACGACGAGCCGCCGAGCATTTTTCCGCGCGGCCAGAAGATGGTGCGGTCACGCAACTCCGGCTGCGCCTCGGTGTCGTAGTTCCAGTCGACGTCGCTGCGGAACAGCTTGGAGAACGCCGCGGGGATGTGGGCGAATTTGTTCTTGTCCTCCGGGCCGGCTTCGAGCACGACGACGGAGTTGTTGGGATCCGCACTGAGCCGGTTGGCGAGAACGGCGCCCGAGGAGCCGGCGCCGACGACGACGTAATCAGCGGACAGGGTGTTCGGCATGGGTTTCCTTGTCTATCCGCGCAGAGCGGAGGCGAAGATGGCGGGCAGCTTGGTCCAGGACGGCTTGGCGGCGAACGCCGTGAGCAGCCGCCCGGTGGTGGCTGCGGTCCGGTTGGTGACGAACCATGGCGGCTTGGGCGAGATGGCCCATTCACGGTTGATGATCGACCGCGGCGACGGGCGGAACGGGCCGCGGACCACGGTGCGCTCGGCGTCGTCGATGAGCAACGCGTTGTGCACGATGCCCATCCCGCTCTGGATGTCGTCGATGGTGTGGCCGGGGAACGCGCCCCAGGTGGCGCCCGCGGTCAGGAACCCGACGCCGGTCCACGCGTTGACGGCGACAGTCCCATAGTTCAACTCGGCCACCAACTCGTCGAACCTCGAACCCAACCCGCGGATCGTCTTGGGGTGGGCCACGATGTTGATGCCGAGCGTTCCCACGAAGTCGGAGTTGACCGTCCGCACAGCCTCGCCGGCGAACTGCTCACCGCCGTAGGGCAACTCGATGACGCCGAGTACCGGCGCGAAGTACTCCGTCTGCAGCAGGTCGACCTCCTGGCCGGGGTCGATGTCGTGGATGAGCACTCGCCCGCTCTCGAGCCGGTCGGCGGCGGGGTAACTCGTCATTGCCGCGCCGACGCGGTTGTCACTGCCCGGGTAGTACGGGGCGCGGCCGGGGGCCTTGTCCAGTGCGGTGCGCAACGCCGCGACGAACTGGTCGCGCTGCTTCCACTCCGACGACAGCACGACGACCTGCGATGCGACGCAGTTGTAGCCGCCGTTGTGCAGGCGCTGTGTGGCAACGTGTTCGGCCTGGTACTCGATGTCGGCCTTGCTCCACTCGCCGGGGAGAATAATCGTAGGCGACACACCACCGAGTTCGCTGGTCATGGGCTTGTTCAGCAGGGGTTCGTTCGCGGCGCGGCGGGCCGCACCTTTCTCGCCGGGCCCGAAGACGATGGTGTCGTGGGTGATCGAGCTGCCGGTCATGTGGACGTGGTCGACGGCGTCGTGATTGACGAGGTACGTGCCCAGTTCCGCCCCGCCGGTCAGTAGCCGCACCGCACCGACATCGATGAGCGGTGCGAGGACTTTGGTGAGTACCGGGAGCATCGGATCGGTGATCGGGTTCAGCTTAAGGGCGACCACACGGTTGTGGGCGAACAGCTCGTAGAGCGTGTCGAGCGGGGCGATCGACATGATGTTGCCCGCACCCAGCACGACGCCGATGCCGTGGGTGTGCGTGGGGTCGAGTTGCGCGAGACCGGCGGCCTGCTTGGCCCGGGCGGGATCGACGCCCGGCTGCAGCCACACGTCGGCGCTGAAACCGTTGAGCAACAACGAGTCGAAGATGCCCAGAGGTAGTACGCGCACCGTGGTGCGACCGCCCGGTGCGGACCCGAAGGTGGCTCCGGCGATCGGGCTGGAACCGGACTCGAGCGCGGTGAGGCTGTGCGCCAGTGTGGCCGCGCCGCCGGCGAATGCGTAGGGACCCGAGATCCACTCCTCTCCGACCAGTGGCGACCCGGGATCGAGCTTCTTGATCGTCGTCGCGGCGGCGACCCATTCCTTCGCATGGCGCGCGGTGAGATCGCGAACCTGCTCGAGCAGAGCCCGGCGATCGGACAGGGTCAGCGACCCCCAGGCCTTCTCGCCCGCGCCCAGGTCCACCAGGGCCCGGTCGACGGTGACGTGCCCGGTGGAGTCGGGGCTGTTCGCGACGTCTACGCCGGAACCGGTTGTCTCTGACACTGGGATCACTCGTCTCTGAGTCGATGATGGGGAATCTGCGGATCTCCT includes these proteins:
- a CDS encoding ArsR/SmtB family transcription factor, whose product is MTSVSENRKTRDDIKRVSTLPELKALSHPTRLRLLYALKAHDSLTATQLGEIVEESPASVSYHLNQLASSGFVEETDNASGDGRQRWWRAAHGISWFPTDFSDSPHGATAAEAAKAVMLEHQWSRLMEYGRTATSWGPDWTDATFSADNVLRLTPSQTDALGVELLEVVERYRSVAADEESQDAAVVMVLLHGFPTQM
- a CDS encoding DNA-3-methyladenine glycosylase family protein, which produces MTRLETVHEIVGPWSLATSKRFWEGFAPGRLASQTQAAGIHTAFLCDTDWERVDAVITQDGPSVRIVVEGPGELDAATEQVRRLLSIDIDGRGWPDVAARDEVIADAQSRLRGFRPCGFFSPYEAAVWSVLTQRLQIRQAVAIKTRLTAQLGDDGAFPSPATLRAASLDLPGRKAEYLDAVAEAALDGRLGGSYLRSLPSAEAFVEVKGILGMGPFSAELVVIRGANFPDVLPRNEGRLSDEITKRYGVDRSIDEITEAWKPFRSWAAVHLRALKALEE
- a CDS encoding YceI family protein, whose translation is MARISDEYIAGTWVVDPQESAVKFSISHLIFMKVPGVFTEFDGQIVTSPDVTESSVKASVQVSSMDTHNARRDERTLAKDPFDAENHPAITYGSTAITLSNKGVRVDGTLTIRGVTRPVVLAVNQIRFERDANGRRDVRFRATGQVNRQDFGVRFAVPLDRQGILAGNRVDIELDVSARLLDNHDDDVVSNKAGGN
- a CDS encoding VOC family protein, with protein sequence MRIALTSIFVDSQESAEAFYTDVLGFELRHKVPIGADFWLTVAAPEDPAGPELLLEPAGHPAAQSFRAAMVADGIPVAQFAVTDIHSEYERLVGLGVRFTQSPVEMGPAVTAVFDDTCGNLIQLLQPTEVRNAR
- a CDS encoding alpha/beta fold hydrolase, with amino-acid sequence MTVDRVPVPGGDIAVEINSGTSAPILVVHGVSSQRMLWGWLREQAPHLTLVAPDLRGRGDSVDVTGPSSLGRHAQDLDAVLDALGLDAVHVCGMSMGAFVSVEFAARYPSRVKSLVLVDGGVPVGPPAGLTRDNVAAVFADKVAQSQRRWNDVDDYVDFLVSTSMPLLDRADPLLRKYAEHDLADGSPRLSSAAVVADATDVFFGDSRFRELTMPIRFLHAQWSVGADSAPMYSAQDIDALDLTAISPMVGLDHAGTVMTPVGAAAVGAMIDEAVVSRPD
- a CDS encoding phytanoyl-CoA dioxygenase family protein; this encodes MALSNTTTNDRLPEENRDGGIEQDWAGNDQDWWDWYVTLAANENVPTELVDGPGLPDVAAATDEQVECELAEPYDLDPAAIESFAREAFVRLPAVLSPAVVRRLAERLEELLRAEHGDDVAGRFTALEQMWLHDDLMRAVALSPRIGGLAAALLDEPGVRLYHDNALSKEPGCGRTPWHHDAEHFPLQTVQAVTAWMPMSAIPGRMGPLSFARGREVLGEVSDLEFDKIGTSYDEAVTKRFVERDVAVESGPFAVGDVSFHSALCFHTAGPNLTTQPRRALATTYFADGARVVESPTLISGTWREFLPGIEPGGLAASDLNPVVGRRG
- a CDS encoding class I SAM-dependent methyltransferase → MSSKDTAERSLEHWSEAGRTGMEAFYALATEDYRQLALAADWPALLADRAHGGWSLLDVACGSGKFPTALRRHTDLSAVPELAYDLLDPSAFSVAEARGVLGAPFAARHDLVMTLQDLPVEYSGYDVVWATHALYALPPAELDAAAERFVAALAPGGLGLIAQATAASHYLAFYDAFRAGVREATPYTTAEQVRDALVRAGADVRDQRITYTTGTSDRGVAEGFLQRCAFDDSVSLDEMEAAPVLGDYLASCRDVSGSYTFSHEAALLWL
- a CDS encoding class I SAM-dependent methyltransferase encodes the protein MTSLVPTPTSTAAADLLDDLRTLRQGVAALPALEPDSYARDHAAFELLSDQRGLIADHLADRMAELGDGPISVLSVGCGDGSLDVRLAEGLVRAVPGRPVRYVGIEPWSGSAALFTAEMAALEARELTVEAHVSSFADASVDETFDVVVFVHSIYYVVDLRETLRSALDLVRPGGQLWVLNAPRAALNELVDVLAPPLEDHRQWFSADVEEAFAAEGITLDDAVTLNALVDLASSSDEVLDFAVQARLTPELRGPVRAYLAAVSVPGPDGEARVPHPVDVFSTTRH